The Phaseolus vulgaris cultivar G19833 chromosome 10, P. vulgaris v2.0, whole genome shotgun sequence DNA window GGGCGAGGCCGCATAGGTGCTGATGCGGGGTGCCCTCGCCGTATCTTGAATCAaagagcgatgactccttggctTTCCTCTTGCTGCGCTAATCTGAAGAATGTCCACCCGGTTGTCTGCCACAAACTTTCGCGGcgttttgagcgtctcttggatgactgtcctctgccttccccccttgcctgagctggccagcttcgcgagcaggtcagctctggcattttgctcccttgggacatgtaccaGCTCAAAAGCGGCGAAGGCTCCCTTCAACACTTCGACGTACCTTAAGTACGCagccatctgtggatcctttgcttggtactcccctgttacttgccctATGATCAACTGGGAATCACTTTTCGCCAAGAGACTTTGAGCACCCATTTCTTTGGCCAAGAGCAATCCAGCAATCAGCACCTCGTACTCAGCTTAGTTATTGTTGTCTTGAAGGCAAAACGTAaggcttgctcgatcaacaccccattaggcccctccaagactattccaaCACCACTTCCCTGTTGGTTGGAggatccatccactgagagcatccactgtgaTCCTAACTCCACTTCTTGGGGGGCACTTCCTGGTGAGAGCTTTACGACAAAATCTGCGTAGACTTGCCCCTTGATGGATCCCCTGGGTTCGTAATGGatgtcaaactccgacagctccactgcccagcgaaccatccttccgGCGACGTCCGGCTTCTGTAGtaccttctggatggggaggtCCGTCATCACCGCTACTGTAAAGCTATGAAAGTagtgacggagcctcctagctgAGAATACTACCGCCAGCGCCACCTTTTCTAACGACTGGTATCTTGTCTCGGAGCCTTGCAAGACCTTGCTTAAAAAGTATATGGGCCTCTGTACCTGGTCTTGCTCTTGGACcagcacagaactgatggcccacTCTGTTACTGCAAAGTACAATTGAAGAGGGACGCCTGCCCGTGGCTTGCAAAgcaccggtggcgtcgccaagtactccttcaacttgaggaatgCTGCTTCACACTCATCTGTCCACACAAAACGGCTATTACTCTTGAGGCACTCAAAGTTGGGGTGACCCTTCTCACCTCCAACAGATATGAACCTTGACAAAGCTGTCATCCGCCCAGTCAGCTGCTACACCTCTTTCACTGaagttgggctcctcatggcaatGATAGTtgcgcacttatcagggttcgcctctatccccctctcagTGAGCATAAATCCTAAGAACTTTCCTGCCTCGATGCCAAAAACGCATTTTtccgggtttaacttgaggcggtacttggctATGGTgtcgaacaactcctccaggtcatGTGGGTGTCGTCCTCTTTCCTgagaggtcaccaccatgtcatcaacataggcGTGCACGTTTCTCCCCAACATAGGcgcaaggaccttgtccattagtctctggtaggtggcgcttgcgttcttcaacccaaatggcatcaccttgtaacagtaactgcacgtctccgtcatgaacgctGTTTTGCTCTCATCCCTTGGATGCATTTTTATCTGATTGTACCCTGAAAACGCGTCTAAGAAGCTCAGCATCTTGCATCCTGAGGCGCTATCCACTAATGCGTTGATGCTAGGTAAGGGGTACGAATCTTTAGGGCACGCCTTGTTTAAGTCcatgaagtcgacgcacattctccactttccattcgcctttttcaccaagacgacattggccagccactcagggtattgtatctccctgatgtgcccaaCACTTAGCAAATTCTGGGTTTCTTCTTTTACGACAAgacgcctctcttcgttgaacttcctcctcctaTGTCGTACAGGGCGAACCTTGGCGTCCATGGTGAGGTGGTGGCACAAAATATttgggtcgatgcctggcatgccTGCGGCGGTCCATGCGAATGCATCTAAGTGGCGTGAATCACTGCTGCCACTTCATCTTGTTCTTCCTGGCTCAACAAACGACCCAACTTGAACACATTACCACCTATCTGCCTTTCCACCACATTGtctgatggcattttcatgtgttcttcttgaatcaaagtagaaaataaggtgcggaagcaatgggtgagatgatcaagaccctcctaggagttgtgttggccttgtaggtgcatgatgagtatggtgtttgagtggttcggccagctcaagggagaaggtgaaaggattgaagtttagagcctagatttctaggagaagtaaagcttgtgcacaaaaatggcagcataaccttactcaattaaacttgaaaatacaaggtgtaggctcctccttttataggctaaggaggaccataatgcaaccctaatgctagccaaatgaaaggtaaatgtgaagcacatgggtgcacatggcacatgggtgcacaaatgagcacatggggaggggtgtgtctagtttttatgttcaccccctccatgggctttctagaccggccttggtaaatttagaggttttttagaaactctaagtttacctaggttggtgttttaggtgccaaaattaattctaagaaaattacaaataaagttcctatgctaattttgacaagaaattaaagtctactctacactagagtttatggcatttgaacatgtaaaagaacgtcttcttggatcctcttggccataactctatggttggcccaaatctaccctttggtgggcttgcatgtgggcttgtgcttgggcctcttccatcattgTCTACTGGCTGGGGTCGCCTATCTCGCCCGCTCTCTGCACGAGACTCGTTTCTGCGATTTTCTCTTATAGGCGTTGCCCTATCGGGTGTTTTAGGCGTCGCCTCCTCTGACGCTTCTTCCATGGGCGTCGCTTCCACTTATGCTTCTTCTAAGGGTGCATCTTCCTTGGGCGTCACCTCCGCATGTGAAGCCTCACCAGGCGTTGACTTCGCGGACGTCTCCTCTTGCAAGGGCTCTACCTCCTTTGACGTATCCGAAACGGGCGATCGTCCAagcaccatgaacacgcctctctttgtctttaagctattttcatagcatttccggGTTTCCTCTTGATCAGACTTGATCACAATGACCTTGCCACTAAGATCtgacaacttcatcttcatgtggcgcgtggaggccactgcccttagcctattcagcgctggtcttcccaacaagatgttgtaggctgaat harbors:
- the LOC137816982 gene encoding uncharacterized protein — its product is MGAQSLLAKSDSQLIIGQVTGEYQAKDPQMAAYLRYVEVLKGAFAAFELVHVPREQNARADLLAKLASSGKGGRQRTVIQETLKTPRKFVADNRVDILQISAARGKPRSHRSLIQDTARAPRISTYAASPEEEKCVQVCALKEGDTWMTPYRRYIADGILPAELGEGKRIKKNSTRYTLMDGVLFRHGFTHPILTCVSGDECTRIMSELHEGICGSHVGGRSLASKVIRAGFYWPSVRDICVRYA